A genomic region of Candidatus Bathyarchaeia archaeon contains the following coding sequences:
- a CDS encoding 50S ribosomal protein L19e has product MTSLKSQRRLAAQILKVGQDRVWIDPNRIEDVEAAITREEIRKLIHEGVIKPLKEKGVSRSRARIIHQKKKKGLRRGPGSRSGAAKAKISKKEAWMNKVRALRKRLRELKAEKIITENTYRKLYTMVKSGRFTSVADMERFLKAHELWRKR; this is encoded by the coding sequence GTGACAAGTCTAAAAAGCCAGAGGCGCCTAGCAGCCCAAATTTTAAAGGTTGGGCAGGATAGGGTGTGGATAGACCCTAATAGGATAGAGGATGTTGAAGCCGCCATAACCCGCGAGGAAATTAGGAAGCTCATCCACGAGGGTGTAATTAAGCCTTTAAAGGAGAAGGGTGTCAGCCGATCAAGAGCAAGAATTATTCACCAAAAGAAGAAGAAAGGCTTGAGACGGGGACCTGGAAGCAGAAGCGGTGCAGCCAAAGCTAAAATTTCTAAAAAGGAGGCTTGGATGAACAAGGTTCGCGCCTTAAGGAAAAGGCTTCGCGAATTAAAAGCTGAAAAAATAATCACCGAAAACACTTACAGAAAGCTTTACACAATGGTTAAAAGCGGAAGGTTCACGTCTGTCGCCGATATGGAGAGGTTCCTAAAGGCTCATGAACTCTGGAGGAAACGTTGA